From a region of the Bermanella marisrubri genome:
- the hisG gene encoding ATP phosphoribosyltransferase, producing MSQQPLTIALSKGRILDDTLPLFEEAGIVPAEDIKKSRKLIFDTNHDHIKLVVIRATDVPTYVEYGAADMGVAGKDVLMEASASGQTNSLYEPLDLNIATCRLMTAALKGAKQPEGRIKVASKFVSLTKRYFAEQGRQADIIKLYGGMELAPIMGLADLIVDIVDTGNTLKANGLEERDLIAPISSRLVVGKAAMKMKHQQIQPIIEKLSAAVDRRR from the coding sequence ATGAGTCAGCAGCCCTTAACCATCGCGTTATCAAAAGGCCGAATTTTAGATGACACCTTGCCGCTGTTTGAAGAAGCGGGCATCGTGCCAGCGGAAGACATTAAAAAAAGCCGTAAACTGATTTTTGATACCAATCATGATCACATTAAGTTGGTTGTCATCCGTGCTACCGATGTACCAACTTACGTTGAATATGGAGCGGCAGACATGGGTGTTGCTGGTAAAGATGTATTGATGGAAGCCAGTGCTTCAGGTCAAACCAATAGCCTTTATGAACCGTTAGACTTAAACATAGCCACTTGTCGATTGATGACAGCCGCATTGAAAGGGGCGAAGCAACCTGAGGGCCGCATTAAAGTCGCGTCTAAATTTGTGAGTCTAACCAAGCGCTATTTTGCAGAACAGGGTCGTCAAGCGGATATCATCAAACTTTACGGTGGCATGGAACTAGCCCCGATCATGGGGCTGGCGGATTTGATTGTGGACATTGTTGATACCGGTAATACTTTGAAAGCTAATGGCTTAGAAGAGCGCGATTTAATTGCACCCATTAGCTCTCGTTTGGTGGTCGGAAAAGCAGCTATGAAAATGAAGCATCAGCAAATTCAGCCCATTATAGAAAAACTATCTGCTGCGGTTGACCGTAGAAGATAG
- the hisD gene encoding histidinol dehydrogenase, producing MTLDMRILDTQNAGFETELDNLLAWEAVSDNQVQHTVLDILHHVKTQGDAAVIEYTNKFDRLTAKAMTELEIGQEQLQAALDGLPDDQRVALQEAAARVRRYHEKQKQDSWKYTEDDGTMLGQQVRPMDRVGIYVPGGKAAYPSSVLMNALPAHVAGVDEIIMVVPTPDGEVNQLVLAAAAVAGVTRCFTIGGAQAVAALAYGTETIPKVDKIVGPGNIFVATAKRFVFGEVGIDMIAGPSEILVVCDGKTDPDWIAMDLFSQAEHDEDAQSILLSWDQDYIDAVKASIEKLLPTMERADIIRASLSERGALIKVKDQADAVKIANRIAPEHLELSVEDPEAMAQEIRHAGAIFMGRYTAEALGDYCAGPNHVLPTSGTARFSSPLGVYDFQKRSSLIMCSADGASELGKVASVLARGEYLTAHARSAEYRIKD from the coding sequence ATGACATTAGACATGCGTATTTTAGATACCCAAAATGCTGGCTTTGAAACAGAGCTAGATAACCTTTTGGCTTGGGAAGCAGTGAGCGACAACCAAGTTCAGCATACGGTTTTGGATATCTTGCATCATGTCAAAACTCAAGGCGATGCAGCGGTGATTGAATACACCAATAAATTTGATCGCTTAACGGCCAAAGCCATGACCGAATTAGAAATCGGTCAGGAGCAACTGCAAGCCGCACTTGATGGCCTACCTGATGATCAACGTGTGGCTTTGCAAGAAGCGGCTGCGCGTGTGCGTCGCTATCACGAAAAGCAAAAGCAAGATTCTTGGAAGTATACAGAGGACGACGGCACCATGTTAGGCCAACAAGTTCGTCCAATGGATCGCGTCGGTATTTATGTACCAGGCGGTAAAGCCGCTTATCCATCTAGTGTTCTAATGAATGCGTTGCCGGCTCATGTGGCAGGTGTTGATGAAATCATAATGGTCGTACCCACGCCGGATGGCGAAGTAAACCAATTGGTTCTAGCCGCGGCTGCTGTAGCGGGTGTCACCCGTTGCTTTACCATTGGTGGTGCGCAAGCCGTTGCCGCATTGGCTTATGGTACTGAAACGATTCCTAAAGTGGATAAGATAGTAGGCCCAGGCAACATTTTTGTCGCCACCGCCAAACGCTTTGTGTTTGGTGAAGTAGGTATCGATATGATCGCCGGCCCATCTGAAATTCTTGTCGTGTGTGATGGTAAAACCGATCCAGACTGGATAGCTATGGATTTGTTTAGCCAAGCGGAACACGACGAAGATGCACAGTCGATACTTTTAAGCTGGGATCAAGATTACATTGATGCAGTAAAAGCCAGTATTGAAAAACTATTACCGACTATGGAACGTGCCGATATTATTCGGGCTTCGTTATCTGAACGCGGCGCATTGATCAAAGTAAAAGATCAAGCGGACGCTGTGAAAATTGCTAACCGAATTGCCCCTGAGCATTTGGAACTATCAGTTGAAGATCCAGAAGCTATGGCCCAAGAGATTCGTCATGCTGGCGCTATCTTTATGGGACGCTATACCGCAGAAGCGCTAGGCGATTATTGCGCTGGCCCTAACCACGTATTGCCAACATCAGGCACAGCACGTTTCTCAAGTCCGTTGGGTGTTTATGACTTTCAAAAGCGCAGCTCGTTGATTATGTGCAGCGCAGACGGTGCCAGCGAATTGGGTAAAGTAGCGTCTGTATTGGCGCGGGGTGAATATCTCACAGCCCACGCCCGATCGGCTGAATATCGAATCAAAGATTAA
- the hisC gene encoding histidinol-phosphate transaminase, whose protein sequence is MSRVKKLIRQEILDLTAYPVPNANGMIKLDAMENPYSWPAVAKEAWTDLLKDLPLNRYPDASAEQLKLGLKDAMGIDDKFDVLLGNGSDEIIQMLAMAVAKPGATILAPEPGFVMYKMIATFCGLNYVGVPLTADFELDETAMLEAVNEHQPELIFLAQPNNPTGNLWDRDVITRIIEASKGLVIMDEAYTAFTDEEHLDLLDEHEHVLVMRTLSKVGLAGLRLGLLIGRSEWLNELEKIRMPYNINMLTQASALFALENYDMLMIQTEQLRVDRVVLMKDLAAIQGVQVFPSEANFILVRVPEGMARNWFEGLKERNILIKCLDGGHPLLKDCLRITVGTTEQNEKLIEALSTIAQSGAVH, encoded by the coding sequence ATGTCTCGTGTAAAAAAACTCATTCGCCAAGAAATACTCGACTTAACTGCATACCCAGTCCCTAATGCCAACGGCATGATTAAACTGGATGCTATGGAGAATCCATACTCTTGGCCAGCCGTGGCAAAAGAAGCATGGACAGATCTACTGAAAGACCTACCACTTAATCGTTATCCTGATGCGTCTGCCGAGCAACTAAAACTAGGTTTAAAAGATGCCATGGGCATTGATGATAAGTTTGATGTGTTGCTGGGCAACGGTAGTGACGAAATCATTCAAATGCTGGCTATGGCCGTGGCAAAACCTGGTGCAACCATTCTTGCGCCAGAACCGGGTTTTGTTATGTATAAAATGATTGCTACATTTTGTGGCTTAAATTATGTCGGTGTACCACTAACCGCAGATTTTGAACTGGATGAAACGGCCATGCTTGAAGCGGTAAACGAGCATCAACCGGAACTGATTTTCTTAGCGCAGCCAAATAATCCAACGGGCAACTTATGGGACCGTGATGTCATCACGCGCATTATCGAAGCCAGTAAAGGCTTGGTGATAATGGATGAAGCTTACACAGCGTTCACTGATGAAGAACACTTAGATCTTCTAGACGAGCATGAACATGTATTAGTTATGCGCACGTTGTCAAAAGTCGGCCTTGCGGGCTTGCGTTTGGGCTTATTAATTGGCCGCTCTGAGTGGCTTAATGAGTTAGAAAAAATTCGCATGCCATACAATATCAATATGCTAACGCAAGCCAGTGCGTTATTTGCTTTAGAAAACTACGACATGCTGATGATTCAAACAGAGCAACTTCGCGTGGACCGTGTTGTATTGATGAAGGATCTGGCAGCAATACAAGGGGTTCAGGTTTTCCCAAGTGAAGCTAATTTTATTTTGGTGCGTGTACCGGAAGGTATGGCGCGAAATTGGTTTGAAGGCTTAAAGGAGCGCAATATTCTAATCAAGTGTTTAGATGGCGGTCATCCACTTCTGAAAGACTGCTTACGTATTACCGTTGGCACGACAGAGCAAAATGAAAAACTGATTGAAGCCTTAAGTACCATTGCTCAATCTGGCGCGGTTCATTAA
- a CDS encoding trypsin-like peptidase domain-containing protein: MQKPGYISWSILMGLVIASLALHFVPDKTSHQHAPVRSYANAVEMASPAVVNIYTSKTIQRRLHPLLDHPLFQRFFNRTPVPKSRIENSLGSGVIIHKDGIVLTNRHVISGADEILVALKDGRTSNARVVGSDAATDVAVLKIDLEDLPVIPFAQDASLNVGDVTLAIGNPFGVGQTVTMGIVSATGRNQLGISTYEDFIQTDAAVNPGNSGGALVNAMGELVGINTAIYSQSGGYQGISFAIPLKNAMKVAVDLLEHGEVIRGWLGLETQELSDQIKQAFGLPTELQGQVVVGVATGGPAEKAGLIEGDIVTHFNGQAAEKGTDTMRQIANLMPGDIISMRFIRDGQYRETQATLGQRK; encoded by the coding sequence ATGCAAAAGCCCGGTTACATTTCATGGTCAATACTTATGGGTTTGGTGATCGCAAGCTTGGCTTTGCATTTCGTGCCCGATAAAACCTCGCACCAGCATGCCCCTGTTCGCAGCTATGCAAATGCAGTGGAGATGGCATCACCGGCCGTTGTCAATATTTATACTAGCAAGACGATTCAGCGCCGTTTACATCCCTTATTAGATCACCCGCTTTTCCAGCGGTTCTTCAATCGTACTCCTGTTCCTAAAAGTCGGATTGAAAATAGCTTGGGTTCTGGCGTGATCATTCACAAGGATGGCATTGTACTTACCAACCGACACGTCATCAGTGGCGCCGATGAAATCTTGGTCGCGTTAAAAGATGGCCGCACTAGCAACGCTCGTGTAGTAGGTAGCGACGCGGCAACTGACGTAGCGGTACTAAAGATCGATTTAGAAGACCTACCAGTCATTCCTTTTGCTCAAGACGCCAGTCTCAATGTGGGTGACGTAACTCTAGCCATTGGTAATCCATTTGGTGTGGGCCAGACAGTAACCATGGGTATCGTCTCTGCAACTGGTCGAAACCAATTAGGGATCTCAACTTATGAAGACTTTATCCAAACCGATGCGGCGGTAAATCCTGGTAACTCTGGAGGAGCATTGGTCAATGCTATGGGTGAACTAGTAGGGATTAATACTGCCATTTACAGTCAAAGTGGTGGCTATCAGGGCATAAGTTTTGCGATCCCATTGAAAAACGCCATGAAGGTAGCTGTCGATTTGTTAGAGCATGGTGAAGTGATTCGTGGTTGGCTAGGCTTGGAGACACAAGAGCTCAGCGATCAGATCAAACAGGCTTTTGGGCTACCCACAGAATTACAAGGTCAAGTAGTGGTAGGTGTTGCGACGGGAGGCCCTGCAGAGAAAGCCGGGTTAATAGAGGGAGATATCGTTACTCACTTTAACGGCCAAGCCGCTGAAAAAGGCACAGATACCATGCGTCAGATTGCCAACCTAATGCCTGGTGACATTATTTCCATGCGCTTTATTCGTGATGGCCAATATCGTGAAACCCAAGCAACACTTGGTCAACGAAAATAA